In Chloroflexaceae bacterium, the following proteins share a genomic window:
- a CDS encoding bifunctional 2-methylcitrate dehydratase/aconitate hydratase: protein MGSTYDLNDRPAPDGLLTTIADYVLNYEVESILAEDTARYTLLDSIACAVMAFSSPEFTKLLGPIVPGTVTPHGARVIGTPYQLDPVKAAFDNGMLIRAYDYNDTWLAAEWGHPSDNYGAILAVTDYLSRMRVANGKPPLTMRLVLDAAVKAYEIQGVLALNNSFNRVGLDHVILVKVASTAVATWLLGGDRDQIVDALSNAWIDGHPLRTYRHAPNTGSRKSWAAGDATSRGVRLALLTLQGEMGYPSALSAPRWGFQDVLFKGQPVTLERPLGSYVMENILFKVSFPAEFHAQTAVEAALRLHPLVRDRLDQIERIELTTHEAAIRIISKVGPLHNYADRDHCLQYMVAVPLIFGRLTADDYTDAVAADPRIDALRARMVVTEDPQWSRDYLDPAKRSIANAVQVFFKDGSATERIAVEYPIGHRARRSEGIPKLQRKFAQALAGHYSARRVDQIADVCLDARRLEQTPVHEFMDLLAW, encoded by the coding sequence ATGGGCAGCACCTACGACCTGAATGATCGCCCCGCTCCTGATGGATTGCTCACCACCATCGCCGACTATGTTCTCAACTACGAAGTTGAGAGCATTCTTGCGGAGGACACGGCCCGTTATACCCTGCTCGACTCGATCGCCTGCGCCGTGATGGCCTTTAGCTCACCTGAGTTCACCAAGTTGCTCGGGCCGATTGTGCCCGGCACGGTGACCCCGCACGGCGCCAGGGTCATTGGCACGCCGTACCAGCTTGATCCGGTGAAGGCCGCGTTCGACAACGGGATGCTCATCCGCGCCTATGACTACAATGATACCTGGCTGGCGGCTGAATGGGGCCATCCCTCAGATAACTACGGCGCCATCCTGGCAGTGACCGATTATCTCAGCCGGATGCGAGTGGCAAACGGGAAGCCGCCCCTGACGATGCGGTTGGTCCTGGACGCGGCCGTCAAAGCCTATGAGATCCAGGGTGTGCTGGCGTTGAACAACTCGTTCAACCGGGTGGGGCTTGACCATGTAATCCTGGTGAAGGTCGCCTCTACCGCCGTGGCGACCTGGCTCCTGGGCGGCGATCGCGACCAGATCGTGGACGCCCTCTCGAACGCCTGGATTGACGGTCATCCCCTGCGCACCTACCGCCATGCCCCCAACACCGGCTCGCGCAAGTCGTGGGCCGCTGGCGACGCCACCAGCCGCGGCGTGCGCCTGGCGTTGCTCACCCTGCAGGGCGAAATGGGCTATCCCTCGGCCCTCTCCGCGCCCCGCTGGGGGTTCCAGGACGTGCTCTTCAAGGGCCAGCCCGTCACCCTGGAGCGCCCGCTGGGCAGTTATGTGATGGAGAACATCCTCTTCAAGGTCAGTTTTCCGGCCGAGTTTCACGCCCAGACCGCGGTCGAGGCCGCGCTGCGGCTGCATCCCCTGGTGCGGGACCGGCTCGACCAGATCGAGCGCATCGAGTTGACCACCCACGAGGCTGCCATCCGCATTATCAGCAAGGTTGGCCCCCTGCACAACTACGCCGATCGTGACCACTGCCTCCAGTACATGGTCGCGGTGCCGCTGATCTTCGGACGGCTAACGGCGGATGATTACACCGACGCCGTGGCCGCCGATCCCCGCATTGACGCCCTTCGCGCCAGAATGGTGGTCACCGAGGATCCGCAGTGGAGCCGTGACTACCTGGATCCGGCAAAACGCTCGATTGCCAATGCCGTGCAGGTATTCTTCAAGGATGGCAGCGCGACTGAGCGGATCGCGGTGGAATACCCGATCGGGCATCGCGCCCGGCGCAGCGAAGGCATTCCGAAGCTGCAACGCAAGTTCGCCCAGGCCCTTGCCGGCCACTACTCGGCTCGGCGAGTGGATCAGATCGCCGACGTATGTCTCGACGCGCGCCGCCTGGAGCAAACCCCGGTCCACGAGTTTATGGATCTGCTGGCCTGGTAA
- a CDS encoding mechanosensitive ion channel family protein, with the protein MPDFPLLDRVILGNTLLRWLLALLLVVLVLLGFAVGRWLFSRRLRFGPPITNVILDDIGHAVSRTTARPIVFLLALYAGSLTLAFDPQVKTFLRAGAIILLLVQLGIWGNTLIARWLARYEARQQDPAAAGTARLFGFVARLALYVLLFLLILDNIPGVEVTALLASVGIGGIAIALAVQNILGDLFASLSIALDKPFVVGDFISVGSEMGTVEEIGLKTTRVRSISGEQLIFSNADLLGSRIRNFGRMQERRVVFSIGVSYETGIETLRTIPDIIRAIIEAQEQVRFDRAHLARIDEYDLVYEVVYFVLSPDYKIYMDVHQAINLALIERFRAEEIDIIYPTQQVYLYDQTPGRNDRSAGGRAQAGSERDS; encoded by the coding sequence ATGCCTGATTTCCCTCTCCTCGACCGGGTGATTCTCGGCAATACGCTGTTACGCTGGCTGCTGGCGCTGCTCCTGGTGGTCCTCGTGCTGCTCGGGTTCGCCGTCGGGCGCTGGCTCTTCAGCCGGCGCCTGCGCTTTGGCCCGCCGATCACCAACGTCATTCTCGATGATATTGGCCACGCCGTGAGCCGAACCACGGCACGGCCCATCGTGTTCTTGCTGGCCCTCTACGCCGGCAGCCTGACGCTGGCGTTCGATCCACAGGTCAAAACCTTCCTCCGCGCCGGGGCGATTATCCTCCTCCTGGTGCAACTGGGCATCTGGGGCAACACGCTGATCGCCCGCTGGCTGGCGCGCTACGAAGCGCGCCAGCAGGACCCGGCCGCTGCCGGCACGGCCCGGCTGTTCGGTTTCGTCGCCCGGCTGGCGCTCTACGTGCTGCTCTTTTTGCTCATCCTCGATAACATCCCCGGCGTTGAGGTAACCGCCCTGCTGGCCAGCGTTGGCATCGGCGGTATCGCCATTGCTCTGGCGGTGCAGAACATCCTTGGCGACCTCTTCGCCTCGCTCTCCATCGCGCTTGACAAGCCGTTCGTCGTGGGCGACTTCATCAGCGTAGGGAGCGAAATGGGCACGGTCGAAGAGATCGGCCTGAAGACGACCCGCGTGCGCAGCATTTCGGGCGAGCAGTTGATCTTCTCGAATGCCGACTTGCTGGGGAGCCGCATTCGTAACTTCGGACGGATGCAGGAACGGCGGGTGGTTTTTTCGATCGGGGTATCGTATGAGACTGGCATTGAAACCTTGCGAACAATCCCCGATATTATCCGTGCGATTATCGAGGCCCAGGAGCAGGTGCGTTTCGACCGTGCCCATCTGGCCAGAATTGACGAGTATGACCTGGTGTATGAGGTCGTGTACTTCGTGCTTTCTCCAGACTATAAAATATATATGGATGTGCACCAGGCTATCAACCTGGCGCTGATCGAGCGTTTCCGCGCCGAGGAGATTGATATTATCTACCCGACCCAGCAGGTTTACCTGTACGATCAGACGCCAGGCCGGAACGATCGCTCTGCGGGAGGCAGGGCCCAGGCGGGGAGCGAACGCGACAGCTAG
- a CDS encoding NHL repeat-containing protein, with the protein MYRSLLLRAGCAGLIVALLAACATGLPAAPAPSPSPVATVPPPSPTPIRLDATLRLEEAGVELRYPDGWATRVVSSTATLAPSAATLAGVTPGDELLVTVDATPLEVLVTRFGPGAVTNPESFFEVSSSAAQEAGYLLSATSAISVDGYPGLSADLTAARGAGRLTVLIGPNTAVRMLGQAAPEAWAADGAELYAAILASVRFFPPTTSTPVTVQQAEQPPILTAGPAGFVLRLGGGSGPPRGRFVSARGLATAPDGTLYLAESSRGVWVFAPDGALVGTFGGEELLDAYDVARAPDGDLFVADYGRNAIARFRADGTFVGRWGGPGNAPEQFGFSSPQRIALGPDGSVYALDTRPGPESGRVVSSVARFDPAGSLRERIELPADLAPADLAVDGAGYIYLADSFSGVVVKLDPRGAEVARFGDPAARESFASGAIDLDEQGNIYVATYAAGVLKLAPSGVVIARGGRVVAPGKIPAPGEFSLPNGIAVGPGGVVWVSDNSGEYSAVTALRLTVDEAAVATALAQPASGTPGVALPSASLLRQWAGEARASSFYAPDYDPAGVIGPPDVEGCQDSPDAWAAAAPDTLETLEVRFDTPVFAVGLNVYQSYHPGFISKIELLDERGEARTVYSATPAPAEECPGVLSVTFAQTLTRIVGARLTVDQRAGATWAEIDAVELLGVP; encoded by the coding sequence ATGTACCGTTCTTTGTTGCTGCGGGCCGGGTGCGCTGGCCTGATCGTTGCGTTGCTCGCGGCCTGCGCCACCGGGTTGCCCGCCGCTCCCGCGCCGTCGCCGTCGCCGGTCGCCACTGTCCCGCCGCCCTCGCCCACGCCGATACGTCTCGACGCGACCCTGCGGCTGGAGGAGGCCGGGGTTGAGTTGCGTTACCCCGATGGATGGGCGACCCGAGTGGTGTCGTCAACGGCGACTCTGGCCCCCAGCGCGGCCACGCTGGCCGGCGTGACGCCCGGCGACGAACTGCTGGTAACGGTTGACGCCACGCCCCTGGAGGTGCTGGTAACGCGCTTCGGGCCGGGGGCGGTGACAAATCCGGAGAGTTTCTTTGAGGTGAGCAGCAGTGCCGCCCAGGAAGCCGGCTATCTCCTCAGCGCCACCAGCGCCATCAGCGTGGACGGCTATCCCGGCCTGTCCGCAGACCTGACCGCGGCCAGGGGGGCGGGGCGGCTTACCGTGCTGATTGGCCCCAACACGGCGGTGCGCATGCTGGGGCAGGCCGCGCCGGAGGCCTGGGCCGCCGACGGTGCGGAGTTGTATGCTGCGATCCTCGCCAGTGTGCGCTTCTTCCCGCCGACGACCTCCACGCCCGTAACGGTACAGCAGGCTGAACAGCCGCCGATCCTTACCGCCGGGCCAGCAGGGTTCGTGTTGCGCCTCGGCGGCGGCAGCGGCCCCCCCCGCGGGCGCTTCGTCTCGGCGCGAGGGCTGGCCACCGCCCCTGATGGCACGCTTTACCTGGCCGAGAGCAGCCGTGGCGTCTGGGTCTTCGCTCCCGATGGCGCGCTCGTGGGAACCTTTGGCGGCGAGGAGTTGCTCGACGCCTACGATGTGGCGCGCGCCCCCGATGGTGATCTGTTCGTGGCCGACTACGGACGTAACGCCATTGCCCGGTTCCGTGCCGACGGCACATTTGTGGGGCGCTGGGGCGGTCCTGGCAATGCCCCGGAGCAGTTCGGCTTCTCGTCGCCCCAGCGCATCGCTCTGGGGCCTGATGGCAGCGTCTACGCGCTCGATACTCGTCCCGGCCCCGAGAGCGGGCGGGTGGTGAGCAGCGTGGCGCGTTTCGACCCCGCGGGGAGCCTGCGCGAGCGCATCGAGCTGCCGGCCGATCTCGCCCCCGCCGACCTGGCGGTGGATGGCGCGGGCTATATCTACCTGGCCGATAGCTTCAGCGGCGTGGTGGTCAAGCTCGATCCGCGCGGCGCGGAAGTGGCCCGCTTTGGCGACCCTGCCGCCCGCGAGAGTTTTGCCAGCGGCGCGATTGACCTGGACGAGCAGGGCAACATCTACGTCGCCACTTACGCGGCGGGAGTGCTCAAACTTGCCCCGTCGGGCGTGGTCATCGCGCGGGGCGGGAGAGTGGTCGCGCCGGGCAAGATCCCCGCGCCCGGCGAATTCAGCCTGCCCAACGGCATCGCTGTCGGACCGGGAGGGGTGGTCTGGGTCAGCGACAACAGCGGCGAGTACAGCGCCGTCACTGCCCTGCGCCTCACGGTTGACGAGGCCGCTGTAGCCACCGCGCTGGCCCAGCCGGCTTCAGGTACGCCGGGTGTGGCGCTGCCCAGCGCAAGCCTGCTGCGCCAGTGGGCTGGCGAGGCCAGAGCCAGCAGCTTCTACGCCCCCGATTACGACCCCGCCGGGGTCATCGGCCCGCCTGACGTGGAGGGGTGCCAGGACAGTCCTGACGCCTGGGCCGCCGCTGCGCCGGATACGCTGGAGACCCTCGAGGTGCGCTTTGACACCCCGGTGTTCGCCGTGGGTCTCAACGTCTACCAGAGTTACCATCCCGGCTTCATCAGCAAGATCGAGTTGCTTGATGAGCGCGGCGAGGCCAGGACCGTGTACAGCGCCACGCCGGCCCCGGCGGAGGAGTGCCCCGGTGTGCTCAGCGTCACCTTCGCGCAAACCCTGACGCGCATCGTGGGCGCCCGCCTGACGGTGGACCAGCGAGCCG